The proteins below are encoded in one region of Prevotella melaninogenica ATCC 25845:
- a CDS encoding YkvA family protein, which yields MELPDFQKYKDKFTQQGFFDKIQRVAKRAGAKLVYVALILYYLIQSDKVSLKDKAIIIGALGYLISPLDAVPDAIPIAGLSDDLGVLLYVLNKVWSSVDDDMKKQAREKLSKWFDDDEMEVAEDIFTEDTTDAPV from the coding sequence ATGGAATTACCTGATTTTCAAAAGTATAAAGATAAGTTTACCCAACAGGGTTTCTTTGATAAGATTCAACGTGTAGCAAAGCGTGCTGGTGCTAAATTGGTATATGTGGCATTGATTTTGTATTATTTGATACAAAGTGATAAGGTGTCACTTAAGGATAAGGCTATTATCATTGGTGCATTGGGTTATCTCATCTCACCGCTTGATGCTGTGCCTGATGCTATTCCTATTGCAGGACTATCAGACGACCTTGGTGTTTTGCTTTACGTATTAAATAAGGTGTGGTCTTCTGTTGATGATGATATGAAAAAGCAGGCACGCGAAAAGCTGTCAAAGTGGTTTGATGATGATGAGATGGAGGTAGCAGAAGATATCTTTACGGAAGATACTACTGATGCTCCAGTGTGA